In one Chryseobacterium camelliae genomic region, the following are encoded:
- a CDS encoding FtsK/SpoIIIE family DNA translocase gives MSKTQTKTQEMPDKGKILSKPRIFFGLIFILFSIILTFSFISYLMNWKSDQSQAGTMLDKTIKSSNLFGKVGDWLGHIFIFDSIGIASFIIAFLVFVFGTLILKKNYFKPWKTIGHSLFFICWLPIFFGAAFTKNQGGVLSGVYGYQIMDSLNTIIGNIGMWLVLAASIALYFILEFNLRPSSVKAKLNEINENTIGRVKSMMPSSDENFEADEELEEEISENNVTVTEMVTTKVNEESLSISKDFTEVTSSPVIETISTPNQTSFDEDKGISQSINLNLNTKPSIPVINPADAFDNKPVSSLSKGEEDIKFNVEVAPVIDVLDESDKKSQELVEKHGLYDHKLDLANFHMPTVDLLKDYGNEEISINKEELEENKNKIVGLLKNFNVGIAEIKATIGPTVTLYEIVPEAGIRVAAIKKLQDDIALNLSALGIRIIAPMPGKGTIGIEVPRKNPTMVSMRSVIASQKFQNTDMDLPVVFGKTISNEIFMADLAKMPHLLMAGATGQGKSVGINAILTSLLYKKHPSELKFVMVDPKKVELSLYSKIERHYLAKLPDADEAIITDTNKVINTLNSLCIEMDTRYDLLKNAFCKNLKEYNKKFSERKLNPENGHRFLPYIVLVVDEFADLIMTAGKEVELPIARLAQLARAVGIHLIVATQRPSVNVITGMIKANFPARAAFRVISSVDSRTILDSPGADQLIGKGDMLYFNGNEILRLQCAFVDTPEVERLAEFIGEQKGYASAFLLPEYTSEESTSTVGAFDPNEKDALFEEAARIIVSTQQGSTSMLQRQLKLGYNRAGRIMDQLEASGIVGGFNGAKAREVIIGDLHSLEQFLEDLRK, from the coding sequence ATGAGTAAGACGCAAACAAAAACACAGGAAATGCCTGATAAAGGCAAAATATTATCAAAGCCGCGTATATTCTTCGGGCTTATATTTATACTTTTCTCTATTATCCTTACATTTTCATTCATTTCTTATTTGATGAACTGGAAATCAGATCAAAGCCAGGCAGGAACTATGCTTGATAAAACCATAAAATCCTCCAACCTTTTTGGAAAGGTAGGTGACTGGTTGGGACATATTTTTATTTTTGACAGCATTGGAATAGCATCTTTTATCATTGCATTTTTGGTTTTTGTTTTCGGAACCCTTATTCTGAAAAAAAATTATTTCAAGCCGTGGAAAACCATCGGTCATTCTTTGTTTTTCATTTGCTGGCTCCCTATCTTTTTTGGAGCTGCATTTACAAAAAATCAAGGCGGAGTTTTAAGCGGAGTTTATGGATACCAGATCATGGACTCTCTTAACACGATTATCGGAAATATTGGGATGTGGCTGGTTTTAGCAGCAAGTATCGCGCTTTATTTTATTTTAGAATTCAATCTTCGTCCAAGTTCTGTAAAAGCAAAACTGAATGAGATTAACGAAAATACGATCGGAAGGGTAAAATCCATGATGCCAAGTTCTGATGAAAATTTTGAGGCTGATGAAGAGCTGGAAGAAGAGATCAGTGAAAATAATGTTACCGTAACTGAAATGGTTACCACTAAAGTGAATGAGGAGTCTTTAAGTATTTCAAAAGATTTCACGGAAGTCACTTCTTCTCCGGTTATTGAAACAATTTCTACCCCAAATCAGACTTCATTTGATGAGGATAAAGGGATTTCTCAGTCCATTAATTTAAATCTTAATACAAAGCCTTCAATTCCTGTCATAAATCCTGCAGACGCTTTTGATAATAAACCGGTATCATCATTAAGTAAAGGAGAAGAGGATATTAAATTTAATGTAGAAGTAGCTCCGGTTATTGATGTTTTGGATGAGTCTGATAAAAAATCGCAGGAGCTTGTAGAAAAACATGGTCTGTATGATCATAAATTGGATCTTGCGAATTTCCATATGCCAACGGTAGATCTTTTAAAAGATTACGGAAACGAAGAGATTTCGATCAATAAAGAAGAACTAGAAGAGAACAAAAATAAGATTGTAGGCCTTCTTAAAAACTTTAACGTAGGAATTGCTGAAATTAAAGCTACAATCGGCCCTACCGTTACTTTATATGAAATTGTACCGGAAGCAGGGATCAGAGTGGCGGCAATTAAAAAACTGCAGGATGATATTGCATTGAATCTATCGGCTTTAGGAATCAGAATCATTGCTCCGATGCCTGGAAAAGGAACAATCGGGATTGAAGTTCCGAGAAAAAATCCTACGATGGTTTCTATGCGTTCGGTAATTGCTTCTCAAAAATTCCAGAACACTGATATGGATCTTCCTGTCGTTTTCGGTAAAACAATTTCCAACGAGATCTTCATGGCCGATTTAGCTAAAATGCCTCACTTATTGATGGCGGGGGCAACAGGTCAGGGAAAATCAGTAGGGATCAATGCGATTCTGACTTCCCTACTCTACAAAAAGCATCCTAGCGAATTAAAATTCGTCATGGTGGACCCTAAAAAAGTTGAACTTTCTTTATATTCAAAAATTGAAAGACATTATCTGGCAAAACTTCCGGATGCTGACGAAGCAATTATTACAGATACCAATAAAGTAATTAATACATTGAATTCTCTTTGTATAGAGATGGATACAAGGTATGACCTGCTTAAAAATGCCTTCTGTAAAAATCTTAAAGAATACAACAAAAAATTCTCTGAAAGAAAACTGAATCCGGAAAACGGACATCGATTCTTACCGTATATCGTTTTGGTTGTCGACGAATTTGCCGACCTGATTATGACAGCCGGAAAAGAAGTGGAATTACCGATTGCAAGATTGGCACAGTTGGCAAGAGCAGTAGGTATTCACTTAATTGTTGCTACACAAAGACCTTCTGTAAACGTAATTACAGGTATGATTAAGGCTAATTTCCCTGCAAGAGCAGCATTCAGGGTAATTTCAAGTGTAGATTCCAGAACGATTCTGGATTCTCCGGGTGCAGATCAGCTGATTGGTAAAGGAGATATGCTTTATTTTAACGGAAATGAAATTTTAAGACTTCAATGCGCTTTTGTAGATACTCCTGAAGTAGAAAGATTGGCAGAGTTTATCGGGGAACAAAAAGGTTATGCTTCTGCTTTCCTTCTTCCTGAATATACCTCTGAAGAATCAACAAGTACAGTCGGAGCTTTCGATCCTAATGAAAAAGATGCTTTATTCGAAGAAGCGGCAAGGATTATCGTTTCTACGCAGCAGGGTTCTACTTCGATGCTTCAAAGACAATTAAAATTAGGATACAACAGAGCCGGAAGAATTATGGATCAGTTGGAAGCAAGTGGTATTGTTGGTGGATTCAACGGAGCTAAGGCAAGAGAAGTGATTATCGGGGATCTTCATTCTTTGGAACAGTTTTTGGAAGATCTGCGTAAGTAA
- the ccsA gene encoding cytochrome c biogenesis protein CcsA: MKKLQDILISTRTMAVLLLVYAFAMAYATFLENDYGTPTAKALIYEAKWFELIMVLLILNFIGNIGRYRLWKREKWPVLVFHLAFIFIFIGGAITRYISFEGQMHIREGETSNEIVTDKNFLKIQIEEKGDVLNYQDIPYLMSPLHKDLEATYDFHGKEVKVVAKEYVQRKKDSLLADPNGAEYLHLVSTGNTGRQNIYIKPGETKSINGTLVTFNRSIEGAVEFKNENGQLFIKTPVDAAYMTMATQATGNTVKDQFQPLALRSLYTINELKLVVPEGLRKGKLMAIEGDRKKDQNVPDMLTVELQGPKTKQLVDLSVERGNPNAYKQVTMDGLNIMVGFGPKIYNTPFALKLDDFVMETYPGSSSPSAYESHVKIVDEGKETPYKIYMNHVLNHKGYRFFQSSFDPDRMGTVLSVNHDYWGTLISYIGYALLFGGMFVIFFWKGTHFWKLNKILKDVNRKRTVAVLLLFLSLGLNAQKIETHGTTDGSREHIHVEGDGHTHAQTSETVRPQGPQPLTKMKVVSADEIIARNKISKEHADKFGYLLVQNFEGRIVPINTEALDVLRKLYKKDEFKGTDGKSLTANQWFLSVNIDTPSWTMVPMIKIGPKGGDELIKKTKANEDGYTSLMNLFPADANGNLTYILENDYNTAFRKKPAEQTNYDKEVIAVNERVQIFNQFFSGQFMRIVPVKNDANHTWHSWLNQKFEPDMESQQVMGPYFAEVLQAQQSGNWSKADKELAKLSDYQQKWGKAVVPAKSKVDLEVFMNEVNLNFKLLIFYTIIGGLLLILGFVELFKSKKVLSTIIKGIIAVGAIGYIFHFLGLVARWYISGHAPWSNGYEAIIFISWVGITAGLILYRNSNALIPAAGFMVAVIMMGFAHGGSALDPQITPLVPVLKSYWLIVHVAIITSSYGFFALSMIIAVISLVFYIISNKETYKIHHDTTLKELAIVSEMSLTIGLFALTVGNFLGGIWANESWGRYWSWDPKETWAFISIMVYAFVLHMRLVPGLRSRWAIHVATMFAFCSMVMTYFGVNYYLSGLHSYAAGDPVPVPAWVYIGLATMLLLSLVSYFKFKALTKK; this comes from the coding sequence ATGAAGAAGCTCCAGGACATTCTTATTTCAACCAGGACAATGGCTGTATTGCTGCTGGTTTACGCATTTGCAATGGCATATGCAACGTTCTTAGAAAATGACTACGGAACCCCTACAGCAAAAGCCTTAATTTATGAAGCAAAATGGTTTGAACTGATTATGGTTCTGCTTATTCTTAACTTCATAGGAAATATCGGAAGATACAGACTTTGGAAAAGAGAAAAGTGGCCGGTTTTGGTTTTCCACCTAGCTTTCATCTTTATCTTCATTGGAGGTGCTATCACAAGATACATCAGTTTTGAAGGACAGATGCACATCAGAGAAGGAGAAACTTCGAATGAAATTGTAACCGACAAAAATTTCCTTAAAATTCAGATTGAAGAAAAAGGGGATGTTCTTAATTATCAGGATATTCCTTACTTAATGTCTCCACTGCACAAAGATCTTGAAGCTACTTATGATTTCCACGGGAAAGAAGTGAAAGTGGTGGCTAAAGAATATGTTCAGAGAAAAAAAGACAGCTTATTGGCAGACCCGAACGGAGCTGAATACCTTCATTTGGTTTCCACAGGAAATACAGGAAGACAAAACATATATATCAAACCGGGAGAAACAAAATCAATCAACGGAACATTGGTTACCTTCAACAGATCGATTGAAGGAGCCGTTGAATTTAAAAATGAAAACGGACAATTGTTTATCAAAACTCCTGTTGATGCTGCTTATATGACCATGGCAACTCAAGCTACAGGAAACACTGTAAAAGACCAGTTTCAGCCTTTGGCTTTAAGAAGTTTATATACCATTAATGAATTAAAACTGGTTGTTCCTGAAGGTCTGAGAAAAGGAAAATTAATGGCCATTGAAGGAGACCGAAAGAAGGATCAGAATGTTCCCGATATGCTTACTGTTGAGCTGCAAGGACCAAAAACAAAGCAATTAGTAGACTTATCTGTTGAAAGAGGAAACCCTAATGCTTACAAGCAGGTTACTATGGACGGATTAAACATAATGGTAGGCTTCGGACCAAAGATTTACAATACTCCTTTTGCACTTAAATTAGATGATTTCGTAATGGAAACGTATCCGGGAAGTTCATCTCCAAGTGCTTACGAAAGTCATGTTAAAATCGTTGATGAGGGTAAAGAAACTCCTTATAAAATATATATGAATCACGTTCTTAATCATAAAGGTTATCGTTTTTTTCAGTCAAGTTTCGACCCGGACAGAATGGGAACCGTTCTTTCTGTAAATCACGATTATTGGGGGACTTTGATCTCTTATATTGGTTATGCTCTGTTATTTGGAGGAATGTTCGTTATTTTCTTCTGGAAAGGAACGCACTTCTGGAAGCTTAATAAAATATTGAAAGACGTTAACAGGAAAAGAACTGTAGCTGTTTTATTGCTGTTCTTAAGCTTAGGTTTAAATGCTCAAAAAATTGAAACTCACGGAACAACCGACGGAAGCAGAGAACACATTCATGTAGAAGGAGACGGGCATACTCACGCTCAAACGTCTGAAACAGTTCGCCCACAAGGTCCGCAGCCATTAACGAAAATGAAAGTGGTTTCTGCAGACGAAATCATTGCAAGAAATAAGATCAGCAAAGAGCACGCAGATAAATTCGGATATTTATTGGTACAGAATTTTGAAGGAAGAATTGTTCCGATCAATACAGAAGCATTAGATGTTTTAAGAAAATTATACAAAAAAGACGAATTCAAAGGAACTGACGGAAAGTCTTTGACTGCTAACCAATGGTTTTTATCTGTCAATATAGATACACCAAGCTGGACAATGGTTCCGATGATTAAAATAGGTCCTAAGGGAGGTGATGAATTAATAAAAAAAACAAAGGCTAATGAGGATGGCTATACTTCATTAATGAATCTTTTTCCTGCAGATGCAAATGGAAATTTAACCTACATTCTTGAAAACGATTACAACACCGCTTTTCGTAAAAAACCGGCGGAACAGACCAATTATGATAAAGAGGTAATTGCCGTAAACGAAAGGGTTCAGATTTTCAATCAATTTTTCAGTGGCCAGTTTATGAGAATTGTTCCTGTAAAAAATGATGCGAATCACACTTGGCATTCTTGGCTTAACCAAAAATTTGAACCGGATATGGAATCTCAGCAAGTGATGGGACCTTATTTTGCCGAAGTTTTACAAGCTCAGCAATCAGGAAACTGGAGCAAAGCAGATAAAGAACTGGCAAAGCTTTCCGACTATCAACAAAAATGGGGTAAAGCTGTAGTTCCTGCAAAATCTAAAGTAGATCTTGAAGTTTTCATGAATGAAGTAAATCTTAACTTCAAATTATTAATTTTCTATACCATAATTGGAGGATTATTATTAATCCTAGGATTTGTTGAATTATTTAAATCTAAAAAAGTTTTAAGTACGATCATTAAAGGCATTATTGCAGTTGGAGCCATCGGATATATATTCCATTTCTTAGGATTGGTTGCAAGATGGTATATTTCAGGTCACGCACCTTGGAGTAACGGCTATGAAGCCATTATCTTTATTTCTTGGGTGGGTATTACTGCAGGTTTAATATTATACAGAAACTCAAATGCATTAATTCCTGCAGCCGGATTTATGGTGGCAGTAATTATGATGGGATTTGCACACGGAGGTTCCGCCCTTGATCCACAGATTACACCACTTGTACCGGTATTAAAATCATATTGGTTAATTGTGCATGTCGCCATTATTACATCCAGTTACGGATTCTTTGCCTTGTCAATGATTATCGCAGTGATCAGTTTGGTATTTTATATTATTTCCAATAAAGAAACCTACAAAATTCACCATGATACCACATTGAAAGAATTGGCAATCGTATCTGAAATGTCTTTAACAATTGGTTTATTTGCATTAACCGTTGGAAACTTCTTAGGAGGAATCTGGGCAAACGAATCCTGGGGAAGATACTGGAGCTGGGATCCAAAAGAAACATGGGCATTTATTTCAATCATGGTATATGCTTTTGTACTGCACATGAGATTAGTTCCGGGATTGAGAAGCAGATGGGCCATTCATGTGGCTACCATGTTTGCATTCTGTTCAATGGTAATGACTTACTTTGGGGTAAATTATTACTTAAGCGGACTGCACTCTTATGCAGCAGGAGATCCGGTTCCGGTTCCGGCCTGGGTATATATCGGCCTGGCAACAATGCTTCTTTTATCTCTAGTTTCTTACTTTAAATTTAAAGCATTAACTAAAAAATAA
- a CDS encoding SPFH domain-containing protein, whose amino-acid sequence MEKVLKPMSGYLTLVICLVLFIAAIYFFITGVDNNITYIILAILCFIASCFFLKGLMIIQPNHSRVLNFFGKYVGTVKDNGLFFINPLYSSQRISLRSENLQGQTLKVNDKMGNPIEIAVVMVWKVGDTYKAAFDVERYSDFVKMQSEAAVRHLAMSFPYDNLEDDHAPITLREGGEKINSILEQELTDRLSKAGIVIQEARISHLAYASEIAGAMLQRQQATAIVAARTKIVEGAVGMVDLALKKLSEENIVELDDERKAAMVSNLMVVLCGEKAATPILNAGTLYN is encoded by the coding sequence ATGGAAAAAGTCTTAAAACCAATGTCCGGCTATTTAACTTTAGTAATATGCTTAGTCCTTTTTATAGCCGCTATTTATTTTTTTATAACAGGAGTGGACAACAATATTACTTATATCATTCTTGCCATTCTTTGCTTCATTGCATCATGTTTTTTCTTAAAAGGCTTGATGATTATTCAGCCTAACCATTCAAGGGTTTTAAATTTCTTCGGAAAATATGTAGGAACGGTAAAAGACAACGGTTTGTTTTTCATCAACCCGTTGTATTCATCCCAAAGAATCAGTTTACGTTCTGAAAACCTTCAGGGACAAACCTTAAAAGTAAACGATAAAATGGGAAATCCTATTGAAATTGCAGTTGTTATGGTATGGAAAGTAGGAGATACCTATAAAGCCGCTTTTGACGTCGAACGCTATTCAGACTTTGTAAAAATGCAGAGTGAAGCAGCTGTCCGCCATTTAGCCATGAGCTTTCCTTATGACAACCTGGAAGATGATCATGCTCCCATTACATTAAGAGAAGGTGGAGAAAAAATCAATTCAATTTTAGAGCAGGAACTTACAGACCGACTTTCAAAAGCAGGGATTGTTATTCAGGAAGCCAGAATTTCACATTTGGCTTACGCTTCGGAAATTGCAGGAGCAATGCTTCAAAGACAGCAGGCCACAGCAATTGTGGCGGCAAGAACTAAAATCGTTGAAGGAGCCGTTGGAATGGTAGATTTGGCACTGAAAAAACTGTCAGAAGAGAATATTGTTGAACTGGATGATGAAAGAAAAGCAGCTATGGTCAGCAATTTAATGGTGGTTTTATGTGGTGAAAAAGCGGCAACTCCAATTTTAAATGCCGGAACTTTGTATAACTAG
- a CDS encoding Arc family DNA binding domain-containing protein, translating into MKSEKTQASPESKGKKSFVIRIDESTYKLLEKWANDEFRSVNGQIEYLLHQSLVDSGRKKKE; encoded by the coding sequence ATGAAATCAGAAAAAACTCAAGCTTCTCCCGAAAGCAAAGGCAAAAAATCTTTTGTCATAAGGATAGATGAGTCTACTTACAAACTCCTTGAAAAATGGGCCAATGATGAATTCAGAAGTGTAAACGGACAGATTGAGTATTTACTTCATCAAAGCTTAGTCGATTCGGGAAGAAAAAAGAAAGAATAA
- a CDS encoding sigma-70 family RNA polymerase sigma factor encodes MNAQEKYTDQELIEKILNKETAIFELIIRRNNPYLYRIGRMYRFSHEDTQDLMQETYIEAYTHLHQFENKSSFRTWISKIMLHQCYHKAQKWYTKHIESLENNSQIIANLQDTETSSYVMNKELNSIIEKSLLNIPEDYRTAFTLREINGLSVQETAEVLEISENNVKVRVNRAKTYLRKEIEKFYVNEEIFEFNLIYCDRMVSRVINKIKEISS; translated from the coding sequence ATGAATGCACAAGAAAAATATACCGACCAGGAATTAATTGAAAAGATCCTGAATAAAGAAACTGCTATTTTTGAATTAATCATCAGACGAAATAACCCGTATCTGTACCGAATCGGAAGAATGTATCGTTTCAGTCATGAAGATACGCAGGATCTGATGCAGGAGACTTATATTGAAGCCTACACTCATCTTCATCAGTTTGAAAATAAGTCCTCTTTTCGCACCTGGATTTCAAAAATAATGCTTCATCAATGCTATCATAAAGCCCAGAAATGGTATACAAAACATATAGAATCTCTCGAAAATAACAGTCAGATTATTGCAAACCTTCAAGATACTGAAACATCAAGCTATGTGATGAATAAAGAACTCAATTCAATTATTGAAAAAAGCCTGCTCAATATTCCTGAAGATTACAGAACGGCTTTTACCCTAAGAGAAATTAACGGATTAAGTGTTCAGGAAACAGCCGAAGTGTTGGAGATAAGTGAAAACAATGTAAAAGTCCGTGTAAACAGAGCTAAAACTTATTTGAGAAAAGAAATAGAAAAGTTTTATGTGAATGAAGAAATTTTTGAATTTAACTTAATCTATTGTGACCGTATGGTTTCACGGGTGATAAATAAAATAAAGGAAATATCCAGCTAA
- a CDS encoding aldehyde dehydrogenase family protein produces MSKKIKDFGIEKTLKNLGIKEENKGTSVGGKYFASGKTIESFSPVDGNLIAKIKTSGESDYDKVIETAEKAFKEFRLIPAPKRGEIVRQLGQKLRQYKDDLGKLVSYEMGKSLQEGLGEVQEMIDICDFAVGVSRQLHGYTMHSERPGHRMYEQYHPLGIVGIITAFNFPVAVWSWNTALAWICGNVTIWKPSEKTPLCAIACQNIMNEVLKENNLPEGISSVLVADHEIGQKLVDDKRVSLVSFTGSTRVGRMVSTNVAQRFGKSILELGGNNAIIISKDADIDMSIIGAVFGAVGTAGQRCTSTRRLIIHEDIYDEVKNRLVKAYGQLKIGNPLDETNHVGPLIDTDAVNMYQEAIKKGKKEGAKFIVEGEVLKGKGYESGCYVKPCIAEVKNSYEIVQHETFAPILYLIKYKTLDEAIAIQNDVPQGLSSSIMTQNLREAELFLSHAGSDCGIANVNIGTSGAEIGGAFGGEKETGGGRESGSDVWKYYMRRQTNTINYTTQLPLAQGIKFDL; encoded by the coding sequence ATGTCTAAAAAAATAAAGGATTTCGGAATCGAAAAAACACTGAAAAACTTAGGAATTAAAGAAGAAAATAAAGGAACTTCGGTAGGCGGAAAATATTTCGCATCTGGAAAAACTATAGAAAGTTTTTCGCCGGTAGACGGCAATTTGATTGCTAAAATAAAGACTTCGGGAGAATCTGATTATGACAAGGTGATTGAAACTGCTGAAAAAGCGTTTAAAGAATTCAGATTGATCCCGGCTCCTAAAAGAGGAGAAATCGTAAGACAGCTGGGTCAGAAATTAAGACAATACAAAGATGATCTTGGAAAACTGGTTTCTTATGAAATGGGTAAATCTTTACAGGAAGGTTTAGGAGAAGTTCAGGAAATGATCGATATCTGCGACTTTGCAGTAGGAGTTTCAAGACAGCTTCACGGATATACGATGCATTCGGAAAGACCGGGCCACAGAATGTACGAGCAATATCACCCGCTTGGAATTGTTGGAATCATTACGGCTTTCAACTTTCCGGTAGCAGTCTGGTCTTGGAATACGGCTTTAGCATGGATCTGCGGTAATGTTACGATCTGGAAACCTTCAGAAAAAACGCCACTTTGTGCGATTGCATGTCAAAATATAATGAATGAAGTTTTAAAGGAAAATAACCTTCCGGAAGGAATTTCAAGTGTATTGGTTGCAGATCATGAGATCGGGCAAAAATTGGTGGATGACAAGAGAGTTTCTTTAGTTTCTTTCACAGGCTCTACAAGAGTAGGAAGAATGGTTTCTACCAACGTTGCGCAAAGATTCGGAAAATCTATCCTTGAACTGGGAGGAAACAATGCCATTATTATTTCTAAAGATGCAGATATCGATATGTCGATCATCGGCGCGGTTTTCGGAGCAGTTGGAACAGCTGGTCAGAGATGTACTTCTACAAGAAGACTGATCATTCATGAAGACATTTATGATGAAGTGAAAAACAGACTGGTAAAAGCTTACGGACAATTAAAGATTGGAAATCCACTGGATGAAACGAATCATGTTGGACCGCTTATCGATACAGACGCGGTAAACATGTACCAGGAAGCCATTAAAAAAGGAAAAAAAGAAGGGGCGAAATTCATTGTTGAAGGCGAAGTTTTAAAAGGAAAAGGATACGAATCAGGCTGCTATGTAAAACCTTGTATTGCTGAAGTGAAAAACTCTTATGAAATCGTTCAGCACGAGACTTTCGCACCAATTTTATATTTAATTAAATACAAAACTTTGGACGAAGCAATTGCTATCCAGAATGATGTTCCTCAAGGATTATCATCTTCGATTATGACCCAAAACCTGAGAGAAGCAGAATTATTCCTTTCTCATGCAGGTTCAGACTGTGGTATCGCCAACGTAAACATCGGAACATCGGGAGCTGAAATCGGTGGTGCTTTCGGTGGTGAAAAAGAGACAGGAGGCGGAAGAGAATCCGGTTCAGACGTTTGGAAATACTATATGAGAAGACAAACCAATACAATAAATTACACCACACAACTTCCTTTAGCACAGGGAATTAAATTTGATTTATAA
- the lat gene encoding L-lysine 6-transaminase, with amino-acid sequence MEHTTIDIQANKVKETVGRHVLADGFDFVMDIEKSHGSWLYDKLTNREYLDMFSMFASASVGYNHPYIVEKSAWLGKMAVNKPTLADVYSEEYAHFLEVFERVVIPEELQYAFFIEGGTLGVENAMKACFDWKTRKNFEKGLDIEAGICIHFRQAFHGRSGYTLSLTNTSDPRKYQYFPMFNWPRILNPKLTFPITEENLEETIQNEKLALIQIEEAILMNPDKVACIIIEPIQAEGGDNHFRDEFLLGLRKICDDNEILLIFDEVQTGIGITGKMWAFQHFTAKPDIISFGKKAQVCGVLANKEKFDEIPNNVFRESSRINSTFGGNFIDMLRFQLVMEIIEKENLVENARVVGDYLLEELKKLAEKYPEKLSNARGRGLMCAIDLPTPEQRNILRDELWNDGMIILSCGDQSLRFRPHLNVKKEEIKLAIAKIENNINKI; translated from the coding sequence ATGGAACACACAACAATTGATATACAAGCAAATAAAGTAAAAGAAACCGTAGGAAGACACGTTTTAGCAGATGGTTTTGATTTCGTAATGGATATTGAAAAATCTCACGGATCTTGGCTGTATGACAAGCTTACGAACAGAGAATATTTAGATATGTTTTCAATGTTCGCTTCAGCTTCTGTAGGGTATAACCATCCTTATATCGTTGAAAAATCAGCATGGTTAGGAAAAATGGCGGTGAATAAACCAACATTGGCAGACGTATACTCTGAAGAATATGCTCACTTTTTAGAAGTTTTTGAACGAGTAGTCATTCCTGAAGAACTGCAGTATGCTTTCTTTATTGAAGGCGGAACTTTAGGGGTTGAAAATGCAATGAAAGCATGTTTTGACTGGAAAACCAGAAAGAATTTTGAAAAAGGTCTTGATATTGAAGCCGGAATCTGCATTCATTTCAGACAGGCATTTCATGGAAGAAGCGGTTACACATTAAGCTTAACCAATACTTCAGATCCAAGAAAATATCAATATTTCCCGATGTTTAACTGGCCAAGAATCCTTAATCCTAAATTAACGTTCCCGATTACGGAAGAAAATTTAGAAGAGACAATCCAAAATGAAAAACTGGCCCTTATTCAGATTGAAGAAGCGATTCTGATGAATCCTGATAAAGTGGCATGTATCATTATCGAACCTATTCAGGCTGAAGGAGGAGATAATCATTTCAGAGATGAATTTTTACTAGGATTAAGAAAAATCTGTGATGATAACGAAATCTTGTTGATTTTTGATGAAGTGCAGACCGGAATCGGAATCACTGGAAAAATGTGGGCTTTCCAGCATTTTACAGCAAAACCGGACATTATTTCTTTTGGTAAAAAAGCGCAGGTTTGCGGAGTTTTAGCCAATAAGGAAAAGTTTGATGAAATTCCGAACAATGTCTTCAGAGAAAGCTCAAGAATCAATTCTACATTTGGCGGTAACTTTATTGACATGCTTCGTTTTCAGTTGGTAATGGAAATTATTGAAAAAGAAAATCTGGTAGAAAATGCACGGGTTGTAGGAGACTATTTATTGGAAGAATTGAAAAAATTAGCCGAAAAATATCCCGAGAAACTTTCCAATGCGAGAGGAAGAGGGTTGATGTGCGCTATCGATCTTCCTACTCCTGAACAAAGAAACATATTAAGAGACGAGCTATGGAATGACGGAATGATTATTCTTTCTTGTGGAGATCAGTCGCTTCGTTTCAGACCGCATTTAAATGTTAAGAAAGAAGAAATTAAACTTGCCATAGCAAAAATCGAGAATAATATCAACAAAATTTAA
- a CDS encoding DUF2007 domain-containing protein → MERSTRVSVFESDLHTEIQLIKSKLDDAQITNAVENNYMTFTTTPTATSLKVMVDLQDEKKAFEIIDAYLQQNENQ, encoded by the coding sequence ATGGAAAGAAGCACAAGAGTATCAGTTTTTGAAAGTGATTTACACACAGAAATTCAGTTGATCAAATCTAAGTTGGATGATGCGCAGATTACCAATGCGGTAGAAAACAATTATATGACTTTTACAACTACGCCTACAGCGACCTCGTTGAAAGTAATGGTAGATTTGCAAGATGAGAAGAAAGCATTTGAAATCATTGATGCTTATCTTCAACAAAATGAAAATCAATAA